Proteins from a single region of Strix aluco isolate bStrAlu1 chromosome W, bStrAlu1.hap1, whole genome shotgun sequence:
- the LOC141917649 gene encoding ubiquilin-1-like isoform X4, which yields MSESAERPAGARSSSESSAQGFAVAEPRIIKITVKTPREKEEFAVPETSSIQQFKEEISKHFKSHTDQLVLIFAGKILKDQDTLIQHGIHDGLTVHLVIKTQNRSQDHPGQQIHATGSIATTSISGSNTSTPTSTNSNSFGLGGLGGLAGLSSLGLNASNFSELQSQMQQQLLSNPEMMVQIMENPFVQSMLSSPDLMRQLIMANPQMQQLIQRNPEISHMLNNPDIMRQVCLMWQKASRNKWRLWKIKTLELARNPAMMQEMMRNQDRALSNLESIPGGYNALRRMYTDIQEPMLNAAQEQFGGNPFASLVSNASSGGDSQPSRTENRDPLPNPWAPQSSSQSSTSTSTSGESSGSNNVGNSTSASMGQSSAIPNLGPGLGVAMFNTPGMQSLLQQITENPQLMQNMLSAPYMRSMMQSLSQNPDLAVQMQNPDTLSAMSNPRAMQALLQIQQGLQTLATEAPGLIPGFNPGLGGLGSTGAPTGSAVASSVPSENTNPTSGAAEPGHQQFVQQMLQALAGANAQQLQNPEVRFQRQLEQLSAMGFLNHEANLQALIATGGDISAAIERLLGAQPS from the exons TTCAAGGAAGAAATCTCTAAGCATTTCAAGTCCCACACTGATCAGCTTGTTTTGATATTTGctggaaaaattttaaaagatcaagATACTTTGATTCAGCATGGGATTCACGATGGACTCACTGTTCACCTGgtcattaaaacacaaaacag ATCACAAGACCATCCAGGTCAACAAATACATGCCACTGGCAGTATTGCTACCACATCAATATCAGGCAGTAATACCTCAACACCAACTTCAACAAATAGCAACTCTTTTGGCTTGG GTGGCCTTGGAGGTTTGGCAGGCCTGAGTAGCCTGGGCTTAAATGCATCAAACTTTTCAGAGTTACAAAGTCAGATGCAACAACAACTTCTGTCCAACCCAGAAATGATGGTTCAGATAATGGAAAATCCATTTGTTCAGAGCATGCTTTCAAGTCCTGACTTGATGAGGCAGTTAATTATGGCTAACCCTCAAATGCAGCAACTGATACAGAGAAATCCAGAAATCAGTCACATGCTGAATAATCCAGATATAATGAGACAG GTATGCCTTATGTGGCAGAAGGCATCAAGAAACAAATGGAGGCTTTGGAAAATtaag ACACTAGAACTTGCTAGAAACCCTGCAATGATGCAGGAAATGATGCGAAACCAGGACCGAGCCTTGAGCAACCTTGAAAGTATACCAGGTGGCTATAATGCCTTGCGACGTATGTACACAGATATTCAGGAGCCAATGTTGAATGCAGCACAGGAACAG TTTGGAGGTAACCCATTTGCTTCCTTAGTAAGCAATGCATCATCAGGAGGGGACAGTCAGCCATCTCGTACAGAAAATAGAGATCCTTTACCAAATCCCTGGGCTCCTCAGTCCAGCTCTCAGAGTTCCACAAGTACCAGCACCAGTGGTGAGAGCAGTGGCAGTAATAATGTCGGAAATAGCACCTCTGCTAGTATGGGACAGAGCTCAGCTATACCAAATTTGGGACCTGGACTAGGAG ttgctatgTTCAACACGCCAGGAATGCAGAGCTTGTTACAGCAGATAACAGAAAATCCACAACTTATGCAAAATATGTTGTCTGCACCCTATATGAGAAGCATGATGCAGTCATTGAGCCAGAATCCTGATCTTGCAGTACAG ATGCAGAATCCTGACACGTTATCAGCTATGTCAAACCCTAGAGCAATGCAAGCTTTGCTACAGATTCAGCAGGGCTTGCAGACGCTAGCAACGGAAGCACCGGGACTTATACCAGG ATTCAATCCTGGTTTAGGTGGATTGGGAAGCACTGGAGCTCCTACAGGGTCCGCTGTAGCTAGTTCTGTTCCCAGCGAAAATACAAATCCAACATCAGGGGCTGCTGAACCTGGTCACCAGCAGTTTGTCCAGCAAATGTTGCAGGCACTTGCTGGTGCAAATGCTCAG cagtTGCAAAATCCAGAAGTTAGATTTCAACGACAACTGGAGCAGCTGAGTGCAATGGGCTTTTTGAACCATGAAGCAAACTTACAAGCTCTAATAGCAACAGGAGGAGATATCAGTGCAGCTATTGAAAGGCTGCTTGGCGCTCAGCCTTCGTAG
- the LOC141917649 gene encoding ubiquilin-1-like isoform X2, whose product MSESAERPAGARSSSESSAQGFAVAEPRIIKITVKTPREKEEFAVPETSSIQQFKEEISKHFKSHTDQLVLIFAGKILKDQDTLIQHGIHDGLTVHLVIKTQNRSQDHPGQQIHATGSIATTSISGSNTSTPTSTNSNSFGLGGLGGLAGLSSLGLNASNFSELQSQMQQQLLSNPEMMVQIMENPFVQSMLSSPDLMRQLIMANPQMQQLIQRNPEISHMLNNPDIMRQTLELARNPAMMQEMMRNQDRALSNLESIPGGYNALRRMYTDIQEPMLNAAQEQFGGNPFASLVSNASSGGDSQPSRTENRDPLPNPWAPQSSSQSSTSTSTSGESSGSNNVGNSTSASMGQSSAIPNLGPGLGVAMFNTPGMQSLLQQITENPQLMQNMLSAPYMRSMMQSLSQNPDLAVQMMLNNPLFAGNPQLQGQMRQQLPTFLQQMQNPDTLSAMSNPRAMQALLQIQQGLQTLATEAPGLIPGFNPGLGGLGSTGAPTGSAVASSVPSENTNPTSGAAEPGHQQFVQQMLQALAGANAQQLQNPEVRFQRQLEQLSAMGFLNHEANLQALIATGGDISAAIERLLGAQPS is encoded by the exons TTCAAGGAAGAAATCTCTAAGCATTTCAAGTCCCACACTGATCAGCTTGTTTTGATATTTGctggaaaaattttaaaagatcaagATACTTTGATTCAGCATGGGATTCACGATGGACTCACTGTTCACCTGgtcattaaaacacaaaacag ATCACAAGACCATCCAGGTCAACAAATACATGCCACTGGCAGTATTGCTACCACATCAATATCAGGCAGTAATACCTCAACACCAACTTCAACAAATAGCAACTCTTTTGGCTTGG GTGGCCTTGGAGGTTTGGCAGGCCTGAGTAGCCTGGGCTTAAATGCATCAAACTTTTCAGAGTTACAAAGTCAGATGCAACAACAACTTCTGTCCAACCCAGAAATGATGGTTCAGATAATGGAAAATCCATTTGTTCAGAGCATGCTTTCAAGTCCTGACTTGATGAGGCAGTTAATTATGGCTAACCCTCAAATGCAGCAACTGATACAGAGAAATCCAGAAATCAGTCACATGCTGAATAATCCAGATATAATGAGACAG ACACTAGAACTTGCTAGAAACCCTGCAATGATGCAGGAAATGATGCGAAACCAGGACCGAGCCTTGAGCAACCTTGAAAGTATACCAGGTGGCTATAATGCCTTGCGACGTATGTACACAGATATTCAGGAGCCAATGTTGAATGCAGCACAGGAACAG TTTGGAGGTAACCCATTTGCTTCCTTAGTAAGCAATGCATCATCAGGAGGGGACAGTCAGCCATCTCGTACAGAAAATAGAGATCCTTTACCAAATCCCTGGGCTCCTCAGTCCAGCTCTCAGAGTTCCACAAGTACCAGCACCAGTGGTGAGAGCAGTGGCAGTAATAATGTCGGAAATAGCACCTCTGCTAGTATGGGACAGAGCTCAGCTATACCAAATTTGGGACCTGGACTAGGAG ttgctatgTTCAACACGCCAGGAATGCAGAGCTTGTTACAGCAGATAACAGAAAATCCACAACTTATGCAAAATATGTTGTCTGCACCCTATATGAGAAGCATGATGCAGTCATTGAGCCAGAATCCTGATCTTGCAGTACAG aTGATGTTGAATAATCCTTTATTTGCTGGAAATCCTCAACTTCAGGGGCAAATGAGACAACAGCTTCCTACTTTCCTTCAGCAA ATGCAGAATCCTGACACGTTATCAGCTATGTCAAACCCTAGAGCAATGCAAGCTTTGCTACAGATTCAGCAGGGCTTGCAGACGCTAGCAACGGAAGCACCGGGACTTATACCAGG ATTCAATCCTGGTTTAGGTGGATTGGGAAGCACTGGAGCTCCTACAGGGTCCGCTGTAGCTAGTTCTGTTCCCAGCGAAAATACAAATCCAACATCAGGGGCTGCTGAACCTGGTCACCAGCAGTTTGTCCAGCAAATGTTGCAGGCACTTGCTGGTGCAAATGCTCAG cagtTGCAAAATCCAGAAGTTAGATTTCAACGACAACTGGAGCAGCTGAGTGCAATGGGCTTTTTGAACCATGAAGCAAACTTACAAGCTCTAATAGCAACAGGAGGAGATATCAGTGCAGCTATTGAAAGGCTGCTTGGCGCTCAGCCTTCGTAG